CCACAGTCAAGTAGCAAGCCAGTTCAACATAAAAGGTAAAACACTACAAGACAACTGTACTGCAAGGTTGAAACTTGAATAGGCATAATTACTGGTTATGCTGGTCGCCCTTTACAACAAACCCCATTTCTAGCATATGACCAAAATTTTATTGTGAATAATGGATACAAATATCATATTACTTTGCACCAGCCACTAGCGTTTGATTAAACATTTGAGAATTGAATGGAGATAGAACAATTAGTGTGTTACAACTTACaaaacaaacaaaagaaaaactccctccgtcccgaattacttgtcgcaggtatggatgtatctagatgtatttcagttctagatacatccatttctgcgacgagtaatttgggacagagggagtaaatTATTAGTCCTCGCAAGTTCTGTAAGTTGTCTTGCCCTTTGGTAAAGAAAATAACTGTTACTACATAATTCTAATAAGGCAGGCAAATGATGTCATGAGAGTGTTTTTTTTCCTGAATAAAACTAGTGGTGGATATGCACCATCTTAAGTGCAGTCCTCCAAGATGCTGGGAACAAGTATATTGGGACCTCAAACACTCAGTGGGCTCATATTAACTCTACTTTTTTTTTACTGAAACCAACTGCTCATCCAATTCAAAGTAAGTTGTTAACATAAGAAGGCATGTACAGCTAGAATAACCAAGTAAAATTTGGTACGCGGCTACGCGCGGATATTTTCCAACTTAAAGGCCGGATGCAGTAAGGCATTGCGATACCAGAACCCAAAATTCGGAGACATTTGGTTGGTATTTAATCTACGTTTACATGAAGTTACTAAAGACCAGCTTTTAGACCAAGAAATGTAAAACAACACTTTGAAGAAGAAAAAGATCTGGAGGATTTTGTTTTCATATTCACATAGTTGGGGTAAAGTGGTTTATTGTGCTACATACTTTCTAATACTTTTATGTGGGATGGTTATACAAATTTATCTGAAATTCATTTAACTTGGTAAAACAAGGCTAGGGCACAGTGTTAGAATTAATAATCCGACAATATAACAGaaaatttcaaatttatttattaACAGAGAAAAATTTCAAGCAGTATACTATACCAAAAAGAAATTTACCTCGCGATGCTTAGAGTTCTCTTCATCCTCCTCCTGGTCACGGGCTCTAGCTAATTCCATTGCTTCTCTTTTGAACTCAATTTCAAGCTCTTCCAAAGTTTGTGGATAGGAAGGGAGGTCAAACTTAAGGTCTAGATGGGCATCTGTTCCATGTCTCTCAGTGCTGCAGTTATTGGGCATATGTGCGGCAGCATATTGGCTATTCCCACCATGTGATCTAAGGGGTTCATCAAGATAAGAGGGTCGAAATGGAGATTTTGATTGGACTGGATGGTCTTTTGCTCCATAGTTGGTATAAGCTTCAGCAAAAGGAAGAACATGCAAGATATAGATTTTAGTTCCAGATGACTAAGATACCTAAGTAGACTTTATTATAAGGTGAAAGGAGGAATAATGGCAGATACAATACATGTATTCAAGGCCAGCCAACCCAAAGAAGTCTAAAATCTTTCACCGTGGAATTTGTTGTATTCAAGATAATTTGTCTGATCATAACCAGATAGACATCACTTTATCGTATTCGGGCACTTAAAGCTAGAACTTACCTCTGGCTGCAAAAAGGACCATACAAGTTACTGTAGCGTGATGATAAACAACAAAAAGGGACCAAATGCATTTCTTTTGCTCGAGTTGTCTAAAATGTCTGGCTCATAATATTTGCCCAGACAAACAAATTGTAAGATCAGTGTGCTTGGATGCCCTACCTTGTGGAGATCCTTTCGGATACTTGGGAATATCATCATGCAAGCGACCATCTACAGGCCTTTCATTATAGTGACCTTTACTTTGAGAGCGTGACACATTTCTTGGGCTATGGGACCATTGGGAATCAGAATGCCTGGGACGAAAATCGACTGATTTTCGCACAGGAGATCTAGAACGATCCCGTTTTGGGCTGCTTGAACTATGTTTACCCTTACTTTCCTGGATGAGTTTATGCACAGCATCTACACCTTTGGCTAGCACTAACCTATCTTTCCCACTGACAAACAGGAACTTCTCATCCATTCTGATTTTACAGCCCACATCCTTCTCAATCTGATTTATTGTCCTCTCAGTGAAAAGATCCCTGACTTGTTTATCTCTTGCTGGAACTCTTTCAAAGAAATCTGCATTTCTCCTATTTGCTCCAAGTGTGGATGGACAACCCTATTAAGAAAGATAAGATGGATATGTAAAACTAAAGGACAAGTCTTTAACACTTCTATGATAACATTGATGGAAAAATATAGAGTATGTCTCAAAACTTCCATTTGGCGGACATAGTAAACAGTAATAGTTTTGCAAGAAGCTATTTAGAGAATAAATGTGTATAAGCAATGTGCATACAACGTCAGTGTCGCTGTTAGTGTCGATATGGTTGATCATTTGCACTAATGTGATTCCGATAAAATATAACATCAAATGGAAGAATGAGGAATGACAAGTCTAGAACTTATCCATCAGAATAAAATTAGACGGATGATACCACCGGTTTGTGTTATGCACCGCTTTGTAACAGCTATTTATGTTATGCATTGTTGTTAagatagtactccctccgttcctaaatatttgtcttttagagatttcaaatggactatcacatacggatgtatatagacatattttagagtgtagattcactcattttgctccgtatgtactatgtagtcacttgttgaaatctctagaaagacaaatatttaggaacggagggagtacaaagctGAGGTAAACATCGACAGAACAGAGGTTGGGCTGCAACAACTTGGAAGTAGAGTGGGTGATGAAGGGAATCAACTGAGGTAAGACTTAAGAAAACAGAAACCTTTTTATCCCATTGCTATCCATAAACCTGTGATGGGGTTACAGGGCATTCTTATATAAGGATGTTAGCTTCCGTACAAGGACTCGATAACTAACTATTTGTCAATACTAACTGACTCCTTAATTCTTCTGGGTTCTATTCCTAACTGACTCTTGAAGTAACCCTTCTATTCTTCCTCGATTCCCATGCTTGCACGCCTGTGTGGCTGCAGACCTTTGCACAGCTGTTGGTGCCAGTGTACACAATATGAATGCTGTTGATGCAGGATTGAATTTGTAATTTTGTATCCATCAGGACCAAATTAGCTGGGTTAAACGAGAAAATTGAAGATTTCCTTCCAGACTTTGCAGAAGTACAAGACCATTACTACGAAATTAAGTTCAATACTTTCAATTAAGACAAAATGGAGGAGACACCAATTCCAAAAAAATAGTCATGGAACTACATTTCACTAAAAAAATGATCACATTTTAATGCTGTTTGATTGAAAAAAGGTTGAAGCATATTTTCCTAAAATTAGGTGCTGCAGGTCACAAAGGATAAAGCAAGACTATTGATAAGCCTGGCAGTTCTTTACAGGTGATGTCAGGAAAGATTATTGTTGTTTAAGTTCACTATGTCCAGTAAAGAGTGTAACTACAAATCCAAGCACACTGCAAGGAGAAAACAAAGTGCAGTAGTCCATTGTGTATTTATATCAATCAAGTAATCAGAATAAATGCCAGTTTTAGTTTCGGCAGAGAAAGGAGTACCTGAGTGAAATGACCTGATTCTCCACATATTTTACAGATCATTTCttcttccttcctcttcttccaGTTCCTTTCTGTAGCCTTAGCTTTAGCCTCCCAAACCCTAGCCTCTCTACTAGTGAAGTCAGTAGGGACAGCATTGGGATCTCTGGGCTCATCTTCATCATCTGACTTCTCACAGGTCAGGGGCTTCTTCTCATCATTTGCTTTAGGTATCACGCTATTTGCAGCAGCTGCAACTGGACCGCTGTAGGCTTTCCCATAAACTTCATTGAAAAGTTCATCATCTATCTCAGGACTTGATTCCCTCGCCATTGGCTAAGAGAATATCTACTCAGCCTACAGTAATCACCACCAAAACAGGGAAAGAGAAAATATGTTATTTAGCGAATCTGTGAATGCAACTGAAAATATATGCAAAGGCACTGAATTTTGCACATCGAAGCTACTACACATTCAGTAAGGTGTCGTTTGGTTCGAGGCAAGGCTGGGTTGGCTGAGGATGTCCCCAGCCACCTGGTAAAGGATAGCCACCTTTGTTGTTTGGTTGGGTGGGGTTGACTTGGTTGGATAACCACCTTTTGTTGTTTGATTGGATTCGAAGGATGAGAATTGGTTGGTTGCCATGATCACCTCTTTACTATGAGAAGGTGGATTACCCATACACATGCATTTCTAGCTCAATTTTTTGAAATCTCATTATACCATATCCTCACTCAGTTTTGTTACCGTCTATAAACTAGCATAATAATAATATGTAACaacataataataataataataataataataataataataatgtatGAGCTACTTTGAAACACATAACTGGTGCCACAAATAGCTCAATTACACTTATCAGCCAGTTGTGACAAGTAGGAGCTTTTCTACCTTTTCTAAACCGAATTTTCCAAGCTCATGGATAGCACACCAAAGACCTCAAGTACAACCTCAAAAGAGCAGCAGCGCTGCACTCCTCTGCTATGCTGTTGGTTAAAGTggtaattactactactacatgCCTCCATGAGAAACCAATTTGGTACAAAAGTGTGATGATTTGTTTACATCTGAGAAGTCATTTAGCCACCTAAAAAGAAGCAAGCTCGTGCCTCTGTTGGCAAAACAGCAGTTATAATCCACACTATTCTGCATTTTTTTCCTTGAGTAAAGAAAAGCATGTCAACTGGACGAGAAACTAGATCAAATCCAGCTATTCTTCATATGCAAACTAGCTAGTTGCAGAGAAACATGAGATATAGGTCAGAACATAGCACAAAAGAGCAGAAGGCTCTACATGTCCATGCTTGTTGCAGAGATCAGATCGGAGGAGTTTGGGTGTGGGTGGAGGTCTGGAATTACAAACAACAATCGGCGGCACGATCATGGTTCACATTCCTGGCAAAGGGCGGATCTAGGCCGGCACACCCAGTATTGTGTAGCTCAGCTTGGGATTAGGAATCACCGGTTGAATATAAGCCCATACCTCAAAGACCAACGTCCAGGATTATCGAGAGGGTGGAGACCGGAGTGACGCGAGGATGCAGAACGTacacggcgatggcggcggcgataCGCGTCAGAGGCGGTGGGGAGGCGTGGGCGGCGACGGTAACCTACGGCGCGGCGGCTCTAGGGCAAACCGGTGGTGGACTGTACGAGAGATTTTAGAGGCGCATTTGGGTCGGATTGGAGGAGCTTGGGTTGGGTTAGGTCGGGTCACAGCGTGAGATGGGCCTGAGGAGAAAAAGAAGGATAATGTGAGAGGAAAATCAAAAAAATACCCCTAAAAGAAAAATCAGAATTCTTTATTTGGTcaattttttttagtttttaatCTTTACCTACTAATAAAGTGGCTATCGCTTCTGGTCGTCCGTCATTAAAATTACCCTTCAAGTTAGTAAAGATTACCCACCAATGCCACCCCGTAAGTGAGAAAACGATTCAATTTTTCGGATAAAAAATCGCCGCCTCCTTTATTGTTTTATATAGTCACGACGAATAGACGTTATAGAGATATGAGCGGCAGAGTGGTTGGCCGAGTGCTCCAATATCGGTGAGATCAGGGTTCGATCGCCAGCCTTCACAATTTTTATCTTTCTTTTCTCACGCATGTCCTACCCATGTATGCGTTCATGGGCTGGCCCATGTGCGTGCCTTTACTCCCCAGTTTTTTACATTTTTGTCTTTTCTTTTCTCATtctgttttctttcttctttaaaTGAATTTGGGATTTTTTTTAGGGAAGGCCATCATGGCTAGCTTTATTGATTGAAAATAGGGATTACATCGTCCACAAGTTTTGAAACGAGAAAGCTCGGAGGCTCATTCTGTTTTGTCTTTTCTTTTCTCATtctgttttctttcttctttaaaTGAATTCGGGATTTTTTTTTTGGGAAGGCCATCATGGCTAGCTTTATTGATTGAAAATAGGGATTACATCGTCCACAAGTTTCGAAATGAGAAAGCTCGAAGGCTCATCCGTCCAACTAAGAGAAATCTTATTACAATAACCGTAGTTAGCTAGCACATGCGCCGCTTGGTTACAAGAACGTGGGCAGTACTAAAATTTGACCTTCCCGATCAATGAAGAGAGATCCACACACTCGGCAAAAATAGCTGCTGCTTCATCCCACCATCTAGCTTGGCCATCACATGATTCTATCACCATCGTGGAGTCCGGTTCTGCTTCAATCCGGGGGAAACCAAGTGAATTTGCAAAAGCCAATCCATCTCTCATCGCAAGGGCCTCGGTGATAACTACATTAGCTGCATGGGGTATAAATTTGCACTGCGCCGCTAGGAATGTTCCCTTCTCATCCCTAATCACAGCTGCTGTAGCACCTAAACCTTCATCAACATAAAAGGCAGCCTTCACAATTTGTATCTTTCTTTTCTCACGCATGTCCTACCCATGTATGCGTTCATGGGCTGGCCCATGTGCGTGCCTTTACTCCCTAgtttttttacatttttgtcttttcttttctcattctgttttctttcttctttaaaTGAATTCGGGATTTTTTTTAGGGAAGGCCATCATGGCTAGCTTTATTGATTGAAAATAGGGATTACATTGTCCACAAGTTTCGAAACGAGAAAGCTCGGAGGCTCATCCGTCCAACTAAGAGAAATCTTATTACAATAACCGTAGTTAGCTAGCACATGCGCCGCTTGGTTACAAGAACGTGGGCAGTACTGAAATTTGACCTTCCCGATCAATGAAGAGAGATCCACACACTCGGCAAAAATAGCTGCTGCTTCATCCCACCATCTAGCTTGGCCATCACATGATTCTATCACCATCGTGGAGTCCGATTCTACTTCAATCCGGGGGAAACCAAGTGAATTTGCAAAAGCCAATCCATCTCTCATCGCAAGGGCCTCGGTGGTAACTACATTAGCTGCATGGGGTATAAATTTGCACTGCGCCGCTAGGAATGTTCCCTTCTCATCCCTAATCACAGTTGCTGTAGCACCTAAACCTTCATCAACATAAAAGGCAGCATCAACATTTAGTTTGACAAACCTGGGTTCTGGTATCCTCCATTTTTCTATAGTAGTATTCATCATCTTCTCATTAGCCTGATGGTAATTATTTGCTATCGCCAATAAGGACATCGGCCATTTAAATGAATTCGGGATTTTAATATTCTAAAAGTTGTgagttttcattttttttagaaatcatatgtgaattaaaaacgtttagaaaatcataaatattttGCACATTCAAAAAATGTTGGTGGTCTTGTAAAACTGttcacaattttttttaaaaatcacaATTTGGAAAACATGGTCGGGAAATAAAATcatgttcatgattttgaaaaaatgATCATGTATTCAAAACATATTCGGGAATCAAAAAAAATGTCCATCGCATTCTagaaaatgttcacaaaaataaaaataaaaatttgttttttaaaatttgttccccaatttttttaaaaagttaatggattcaaaaaatgtttgctgAGTCAAAAAATGTTAATGAATTCAAAACCGGTTCATAATTTAAATTTTTATGTAAACAAAACTATTGTACATGATTTTTTTTGAGAAAAtaaaaaatgtcaaaaaaatgttTGTCGATTCGAAAAACTGTTCACTGATTCAAAAGTATTTTATGTCTAGGATTTGATTAGTTTTTTGGAAGTCTTTATATGTCTTGGCGTTGGGAGTAGTTCGTGGTTAATGAGATTTGTTTTTAAAGTTTTTAAATGTTCCCTTGCGCAATATAATGACAAGTGTGGCATGCACCAGCAAACTCGTAGCCTTGAGATTTACCGCGTCGAATGCATTGTGATCACGTGGACATCGCGACCATCATCGTCTAGGGTGAGAAAAAAATGGCAACATGATGAGCCACTGTGTTAAAATAGAGTACGCTCATATATCAGGACATTGAGTCATACTTATTTGGTTAACCATAATTTTTTGtcttccgttgcaacgcacgggcatatttgCTAGTAATAATATAAGGCAAAGAACATGGGTGTTTAGGTCATCTGACCCTCAAACGCCCACAACCGTCCAGGGACGGAGCTCCCGTGTAAGGGCTGGTGTCAATTGACACCAGTGCCAATCGTAACCTGAAGTAATATTGTTAATAGGATTTGTCTTTGACCCCAGCCCAAAAAAATGATTGACCCCAGCCCAGCCGAAGAAGCCCAAAGCACAAGCTAATTCCAGCCCAACCGTGGAAGCCCACAGTCACTAAAAAGATATGCGGTCGTCCCACACAACCCAAAAGCAGTCGTTCCTTATTCCTTAATTTCCTATACGCAGATACGCTTGTATGCGCACGAGTTCCTCCCTCTTCGTCTCGTCGCCTCCTCTCAATCCCTAATTCCCCAAACCTCTTCCGATGTGATAATTCCTTGCAGGTGCCGCCTGGTGGAATTATAGAGAGACGAGCCAACGAAGCAAAGGGATTTTGATCTAATCTGTGGACGTCGGTCAGCCGATTGTTGCGGCATAATCTGGTGCTAATCCACCAAGTCTAGATCGACTCTTCCTAGGTATGCCTCGCGATACGCATGTGTATTACCTTCACAGCGTGTTTGGTTGGGGGGAGTTGAAGACAGGGAATGGGAGTTTAAGGTAAGTGGCACTTTAAGTCCTTTGATTGACTCAGGGACATGGGAATTAAAAAGGGAAGGGGAAGGGGAGTTAAGAGGTCCAACTCCTTCAAATATCTTCCCTAGGGGGACCCTGGTAATTTAACCTGGGATTGGGAATTGACAGAGAGAAAAAACGTTTTGTTGGTTGGGACGTGGTGAGGGGTGGCCTTTCATGTTGAAAGTTGGTTATTTCTCTGCCTAATCCCACCAACTAAATAGGGGCAGTTAATTATCTCTTAAATTCCCACCTTTAATTGCCTCCACATGCCAAACAGAGAAATGGGACTTCAAATCAACTTCCCATGTATAATCCCTTGGCAAATTCCCATCGCTAAACTCCCATGCCCTCTCCCTGTCGTTACCAAACACGCTGTCAGCCTTTAGACTAGATTTCGTAACTGAATAATTAGAAATTTTGCTGTTCTCTCCCTTGATTCATGTACGACTAGGAGGTTATGGACAGATTTTTGTGGAAACGACCACTACATTTAGTTGCAGCAGGGACTTCAAGGTCACTTAGACTTAGACAAGATCATAGTCATGTATCAAGCGTTAGTACTACTATTCCAACAAAAATAAATTTGGATGATATCCCTCCTGATCCAGCTGATCCAAAAAGAATATCACAGTACACTAAGAATCCTAAGAAGTAACATGAGATCAGACGGATATATTTAACTAGAGGACCTTATAGGCTCTAAGAACCAATGTACACAACAAAAAAGACCCAATAAAACAAACCTCCATAATTACCAAATAGCAACTTAGGGAGTTCAATGAAAGATTCATGAAGTAAAGTATTCATTGCTTATTCACATGGCTTCTTTCAACCCAAAAAACTCATCTACTGTTTTTAACTTGAAGAATTTATTAAAGTTAGCTGAGTTCTATCCTGATGATTTCAGTTCAACACAATTGATTTATCTTGTCCAGGAACTTTGGATTTACATTGACAATTTCCGAGCGTACCAAAGATTTGCCAATTTGGATGTCATGGATGATCTTGCTAAAGTGTTGGTGGGCACTAGGAAGCATCTTGTTTTTCCTTTGGTGTATCAACTTCTAAAGTTCGTGCAAATTTTGACGGTTGCCACAACGTCAGTGGAGAGATGCTTTTCAGCAAT
The Aegilops tauschii subsp. strangulata cultivar AL8/78 chromosome 3, Aet v6.0, whole genome shotgun sequence genome window above contains:
- the LOC109738145 gene encoding uncharacterized protein, encoding MARESSPEIDDELFNEVYGKAYSGPVAAAANSVIPKANDEKKPLTCEKSDDEDEPRDPNAVPTDFTSREARVWEAKAKATERNWKKRKEEEMICKICGESGHFTQGCPSTLGANRRNADFFERVPARDKQVRDLFTERTINQIEKDVGCKIRMDEKFLFVSGKDRLVLAKGVDAVHKLIQESKGKHSSSSPKRDRSRSPVRKSVDFRPRHSDSQWSHSPRNVSRSQSKGHYNERPVDGRLHDDIPKYPKGSPQAYTNYGAKDHPVQSKSPFRPSYLDEPLRSHGGNSQYAAAHMPNNCSTERHGTDAHLDLKFDLPSYPQTLEELEIEFKREAMELARARDQEEDEENSKHRESLREMRENHMKSVSVTRSMQARKWDEFLKQSFKRQQQAQQTSYAQTGYSDFDQRTAHYAATVPPIDSKNTYPYATDNYSAPRRHAAYGEFQHDRHDDLGRTYGRY